The genomic stretch TATCTTCTAGAATTTCTCTGGGGATActaattataaattttaagtattttatgttCCAAAATAATATTTGTTCGTTTTGGAGTTAGTCCTTCAAAGGGAAACAACCTAAGTAATCACTTTGGAGAAACGAGGGTTATGGCTCTCCACTATCAAAACTTCTTGGGCAAAAACCTGAGGCTACTCTCCTGTGGTGAATTTAAGTCAGAGTGCTTCTTGTACTAGGGGTGTGAGCATTTTCAGCCTCATCTCGACTGCGGGGACCACAAATGGACTGTGAGCAGTGGAGACCCCCACAGACACCACCCAAAACCTTTCTCTGTGGGCAGCTTGTAGGCTCCCCCAGGGACATTGACCACAAAACTGTGTGGCCCCTTTACTCTTCCCCATGGAAGCCCACCTGACTCCAGAGCATGGAGAAGCCTCTGAGGTGTGCAAAACTCCCCCACCCCTGACCAATTGAGGGACTGGACTGTAGGTGCCCAATGCTTTGCCAAGAATCCTGTACAGTCCTTGCTAGAAGGAAGCATCCAGCTTGGTTGGATGGGATAACCTCCACAAGTTAGTCTAGAAACTGTTGGAGGCTACCCTGATGGTGGCTCACTGATGGGGTgggtcacttttgtttttttaattgatatatagcatatatataaattttaagcaGTTTGTGCTTGCTCTCTCCTCAGTTGAGGCCCATGAGACAAAGTCTCCAAGGCTGGTCTCACATGAATGAGGAGGGATGGCAGGCTCCGACTTGTTTGGGTTGCTCCAGAGCAAGCAAACACCTGCCTAGCTGAGCCCCCTGGAGGGAGGCAGGAGCTTTCCCAGTAGAGGCTGAGTCCTGACCCTTCATGCCTACCATAGCTTGGATTATACACATCTCTGCAGGGAGCCAAGGAGGTCTGGGTTTAATCTATGACAGTTGGATGCTACATCATCGATGATCAATGTCCCAAGCCCACATGGCCTCAGGGGTCCAGAACTTTGCAGTTGAGGCTCTGGAAGAGGTTGACACCCCTTCCTTGACTCCAAACTGCACCTGCCCAAGGGGGAGAATGGGATACACCATCTGGCCCAGGGGGAGAACAGAGGAATCCAAGATCCCTGAGGCCAAAGAAAGATACAGAATTTCACTCAGCTGGCAAGGGAGACTGGCCTAGTTCTAGGGCCCAGCTAACCTCTTGGATGCTCAAGTTGGCCACCTCTGCCCTACCTCACCCCATTCTGGCTGATCCCCTTGCTCCAAGGAGAGCTTTATAGGCTGGGAAATCCCAATCAGTGCCATCAATTTTCGTTGTAGACCAAGTGAGGCTCAGGTCACTCTTCAGTTCAGTTGGGTTCTGACTGGCATCAGTGGGGAGGTGCCCTCAGGACTGAGGCTGATGGCGCACAGGGTCAGCTGGGGCAAGAGGGGTGTGGGCAGAGGACAGGGAAGCAGGCCTGGGACCTCTGCTGCTCCTGCCACTGTAGGCTCCCACCCAGCCTGGGCCAGGTCCCTGAGGACGAGAGGAACTAGGACACGGGCAAGGGGAACAGGGGCTACAACTCTTCAGGCAGGTCATGGCTAGAGAATTGTGGCTAGGGGAAGGGCTCAAACTCAGGCTGGGTGAGGGAAGCAGAATCTGGGCAGCCGTTTCAcaggcaaacaccccaagaatgTACAGCTAGagctgttgggggtgggggtgtctctGGTGACCTCCTAACTCAGCCCAAGCCCCATAGACCAGGAATCTGTCTTCAGGAAGTGGGGGTACAGCTATGGAGCTGGGGTAAGTCCCTTCGACTGGTGCCTTGGATCTGTCCCTTGTTTCCATTTCCACAGTTGGGTTCTCCTTCCCTACAGCACTTGCCTTTTCCACTCTCCTTGACTCCCATCTTGCCCCCTCTGCTTTCCACCTTGCTGCTCCATTCACTATACTCAAGccaaattttcttcatttcctcagaaagctttTTGGCATGATGACTGTATGACAGGTACTGGCTGAGCCCTGGGTGTTCAAAGATTCCAGTTCCGAGCCTGGCCTCAGGTCTAGGGGAGAAGACGGAGCCTCGGAAAATTACATACCCAGGTTCATCAGGCAGTTCTGGGCAGAAATCACTGCCCAGAGACTCCGCCATGGAACAAACCCAGACTTGGTGGAAGGTGGGAGGTGCTGGAACAGCGGGGCTGTGGAGAAGCTGACTGGGGCTAAGGGGAGGTGAGGAATGGGGAGCCCATCCTCAAAGCTCAGGGACAGCTTGGACTGTAGGAGCCTGATGGCCCAAGCTGTATGGAATGGCTGAGCCAGGTAACTCCAGGTCAGCAGCAGAATGGAATTGGGTCCAGGGAGGACAAAGCAAGCTGAGAAGTTTGGGTTATCTAAAGCTCATCTGGGTTGGAGAAGACTTTGGTTCTAAGTGTCCTAGTGGATATGCATGCCAAGAAAACAAATGCTAGTGCAaagtatttccatttttgtataGCATTCATACAATTACACTTAGAGCATTCATAACATACTacctctgaaggaaaaaaaattcttcacaaAGAAACAATACAGGTTTGTAAACAGTTTGAACTGCTTCCACCTTGGTCTGGTTCCAACACCTTTCTAAgaagtgtttccttttcttcaaatGTCTTTCCTCCCACCAGGACGGAAGGGTGATTTTACAATTTTTTGGCTTTTCAAACCTAGCTTGACCCCAACAGACTGCTCCACTCTCACCCAGATCCACCCCACAGGCTGGATCCTTCCTCTGCATGACAAAGGGCGGCTGTCCTGCATCCTGAAGACTAATCAGGCCATCGTAAAAATCCTCCCAATCCACATTTGCTTACTTCTCTTGGCCACTAGGTAATTGCCCAATTATTTTATTTCCCCAGCAAAACTCTTCAACCCGATCAGAATCCACACTCAGGAATGGGGGTATGCGTCTTGGAGAAGCCTCAGGAGGCTGGGGAGTTTGCTCTCAGGCTGTCTGCTTCTCACACCACTGCTGCCCATGCCCACAGCCCATCCCGTGGATCGACTGAGCCTGCCCATCTTGCCAGGACTGATGGATGAGCCCCAGGGTTGCAGAGGGGCCAGGGCAAGGCTCTGCAATGGAAATGGTTTGAGGCTGTGGAAGGGACTTTGGGCTGAGAATCAGAAGCCCTGAGTTTATGCAGGCGTCCATCATAACTGTGTGGGCTCGGGGAAGCTGtcacctctctgagtctctgctttcttGGTTCTAAAAAACTGGGGTGAattcggcaggtaaactcactgccccccgcccccgacatgggacatgactcccgggggtgtaaatctccttggcaatgtgggacatgactcctgggatgagccgggacctggcatcatgggactgagaaagccttcttgaccaaaagggggaagagaaatgaagcaaaataaagtctcagtggctgaagatttcaaatggagttgagaggtcattctgtagggtattcttatatgttatataaatatccctttttagtttttagtgtattggaacagctagaaggaaatacctgaaactgttgaactgcaacccagtagccttgattcttgaagatgactgtatatgTATCATACACGGTGTgactgcatgattgtgaaaaccttgtggctcacactccctttatccagtgtatggacagatgagtagataaatgggaacaaaaattaaatgaatattgtatggtatgtgaatatatctcaataaaattgaattaaaaaaacaaaaaaattaaacaaataatagggaggatggggggatgggatgctttgggtgttctttacttgtatttttattcttatttttatttttttggagtaatgaaaatgttcaaaaattgattttggtgatgaatgcataactatatgatggtgctgtgaacaactgactgtacactgtggatgattgtaggtatgtgaatatatctcaataaaactgaattggaaaaaaaaactggGGTGAAGGGAATAGTCAGGATAGTGAATTTCAGCTCTAAATATTCTGATTCTACAAACTGgcaggggaaaggaggagggCAGGGCACCTTCCTGAACAAACTCTCCATTGATGCCAAATGCTCCCGAGCTCCCCCACCTCAAGTGTTCCCCCAAAGATTGGGTGGTGTTCTCAGTTCCCCAACCATGGACCACCTGTCCCTGATGTCAGCAGCCCCCAGAAGCCCTCTGAGCACTGGGCCCCAGACACCCATCTTTGCAGGCAGGATCGTTTCTTAGGCAGAGAGGCCGGATGTGACTGGGCAGGGCCTGTTGCAGGGCTCAGTTCTGGAGCTGGTTCTGTACTGACCCAGAAGCACCTGCAGGACATCTGGGGGATGCTGGGAATTGAGCAATAAAGGTCCCTCCACTTTACTTTCTTCTCAGAAAATGAGGTTTAATTTAACTGGTCAGTCACCCCAAGTGCAGAAGTGGCTCCTGGCCACTCGGGGACCCCAGAGGGCCTCAGTGGGAGAGAGCCTTGTGTGCCTCGGGTGGGCTGGTCAGGGAGCAGCAGCCCCAGGGGCCGGGCCTCCCTGAACCCCAGGACAGCGGGTCCCTGCTGAAACCAGCACAGGTGCCACCAGCCTTGTTGTGGGCTCCCAGCCACCGGGAGCTCCCTGCCAGTCTGGATGCTGAGGGCTTGAGGAGGGGGCCGTGGCATGCAAGGGCAGCCTGGGTGTTATATCCTTGGCACCACCTTGGCCAGTGATAAGCCACAGGGCTTCCTCTCACCTAGCAACATGGCGGGCTGACTACTGCATATTTATGGAACACCAGCCCAGAACCACTTGCAGGGGCTGAGGGCTACAGATCCTGGGTTGCCTGTAAATGTGACACTTCTGCACCTTTTGGCCTGGCTTAAGGCCCAAATGTTCGCATCGTGCACGTCCTTTCACTGCTAATCACTTGCAAAGAAAGGCAACGGATATTCTTTTGAAGAAGGCTAGAGCTTGTCACAGAGAGAGCAGAAGGGCCTGTTTGGGCCAGATGTAGAGGTGAGGCCTTATATTTCAAGGGATGCTCAAGCTCTGTGAGAGATGAGCTCCAAGATGGGATTTGAATCCCTCCTTGTGAATTACACAGATTACATGGAAATAGgccagggaagggaaaggaaagcagGGAAGAACTACTGAGGTCATTATTATATCATCCCTTGAGACTCTCCTCCCGTGGGTTCAGCcgttaggatttctttattttctcttaccTCATCCTGGTATGGATTTGTTCGAATCCCCATTTCTTTCCATTTGAGCTTTGGCACTCATGAGCTATGTCACTTTGGGCAAGTCATGCAACAGTTTCATgtcttagtttccccatctgtaaaatgggaataatgacaACTTCCTCATTAAGTTGTGAGAAAAAGtttatatatgtaaagcacttagaattgTGCAAggcactggagccctataagcaCTTATGATCATTATTAGTTTTATTACTATTCCTTCCCTTCTGTGCACTCTAAGCCCCTCCCTCCCATTAAAAACCctctatgtatatgtatatggtgGCGATTTATGGATTTGTGCATGatctcccctgccccctcccagtGCAGAACACTGCCCTGAAATCCCAGAAGGTCCTCTTCTCCTCAGAGGCAGGGGTATGGCAGAGAATAGGAGGAGATCACTGGGGCCCACCTGCTGTGGCGTGGCGAGGGGATGCTCCACAGTAACTGGGTGTCCAGGCCTTCAGCCCACGGCCACTCTCCTCCTCCACTATCATTGCTCACCTCCCTGCACACAGAATGGGGGTGGGTTGGGAGGGGGGGACCCTTGGGCTTTGAAAAGGCTTCTTCCTGAACATCCTCAAATCCCTTGTGCCAAGCAGGGGCTCTATAGCCTCATGCCTGGGTTTACCTTCCAAACCCCCCACGTGCTGAGTGAGCCTGGCCAGTCCACCTCCCCCTGCAGTGCTCTGACTATGCCTCTGGAAAATGTAGCTGAGACTGACACCTGCCTCACAGGGCTGTGGTGAGGGTGTGTTCAACATGTGAATACATGTTCAGAGCTTGGAAAGTGACTAGTACATCGTGAGCACTCAGGAAATTTTTGCTATTCTTGTTATTGATATTTTGAGAAAAGCCACAACCCTGAGAATGCAAAAATCAGTCAGCTAATAATGAGAGCAAACCCTGAAGAatgcttactatgtaccaggcactggacTAAATGCTTAacacatattaatttatttaatcttcatctCAACCCTATGAATTAGACCCTATTATTGGCACCTTCTCtttcagatgggaaaactgaggcattcAGAAGTTAGGTAAGTTGTCTGAGGTCGAAGAGCTAGCAAGCAGCAGTGCCCATACTTGAACTGTGGCAGTCTAAAATGTGTGTTTTGAGAGCAGGACAAACTTTCTGGGCATTAGGAGGCACCAACTGCACCGTGCCCAATATCCGTGGCTTTGGACAGGACAGACTCTGGGCAGCTCTGGCATCTGCTTTCCCGGTTCCTGTCTCTAGTCCTGTTTCAGGGACTGACCTGGGCTTGAGCTGAGCACTGCTGGCGTGAGGCCAGATGCATAAGCCTAAAGCATAGGTATAAGCATCTCTGCATAAAGCAGGCCCCAGAATGATCCAGTTGCCTGAAGGGGGGACTTTCTGTGGTCATGCGATAAAAAACAGTTGCAGAAATTGCTTTTCCTGGGACTGCCACAGAGTCCAGTTGCTAGATTTCCTGTTGTGACAACATCTAACTTTTTTCCCTCACAGGGGAGGACAAGGTCTGTGACTCAACTCTGAGGGACCTGTGGGGAGGAACAGGGTGACATTTGCAGGGGCTGAAGGATTGAGGGAGATAACAGGAGGGAGCTTCTGTGAAAGTGCCCAGAATACGGCCTGGTCCATCACCAGCAGAAACCCAGGGaatactttccttccttccttcttgatgAACAAACCTGGCACCAGGCAGGCCCCCAAGAGAGAGATTTAAAGAGATTTAGAACAGTTGGCTAAGGGGACTCTTCTTCACAGAACAAATTCTCTTCTTCATAGAATAGGACTAGGGTAAGGCTAGAGAAACTCAACAGGCACTAACAAATGTTGAGCAGCCGAGACAGCAATGGCCAGTGGTCCAGGCCTGGGTGGCGTCCAGACAGCCCTTTGTGCCCTTCCTAGACAGCCCCCTCCTCGTGGCTCCCGGGCCTGTCTGGCTGCTGAGCTCCCAGGAGGTCCGAGGGGTGTGACCTCCCCCTCCGCCCGCCCACCCCCTGCAGGCCCGGCCCAGGGCGCCTATAAAGATGGCCCAGCTCTGGCTCTCAGCACACCCAGCTGGACCAGAAGCCCCTCCCTGGAGCCTCCTCAGGGCACCCAGCCGACTCTGCAGTTCCTTGCTCCTGGACAGCAGCATGCGGCCCCTGTGGCTCTGCTGGGCCCTCTGGGCGCTGCCCCTGGCCGGCCCCGGCGTGGCCCTGACCCAGGAGCAGATCCTGGGCAGCCTCCTGCAGCAGCTGCAGCTCAGTGACGTGCCCATGCTGGACAAGGCCGAGGTGGAGAAGCTGGTCATCCCTGCCCACGTGAGGGCCCAGTACGTGGCCCTGCTGCAGCACAGCCACGGGGCCCACTCCCGCGGGAAGAGGTTCAGCCAGAAATTCCGAGGTGAGGCCTCCCTCCCTGCTGCACCctggtcctggggtgggggtggggggctgagacTGGTCATGCTGGCTCTGGTGGTGACAAAGGGACCCTGGGTGGGCTCTGTGGGGAGGCCGTCTGGGGGTCCCAGGCCCAAGGGGGCAGTGAGGAGGCAACCTGGCCCTGTGAGGATGGCTGGGCCTCGGTCCCTGGCCCTGGCTGTGTACAGAGGGCCTCACCCCTCAGGCTCAGGCTGGACCTGCTggcaaaatcaaggtatcagagAAGAGgagggcagaaaagagaaagcagagcTATCAGAAACGGATGGGTATGGCAAGGTCCCTGGCTCACCACAGAGTGCTGTGGTAGGGTCAGGACTTCTGGGGTTTGGTTTTCTCACTGCTGGTAgcgtgaccttgagcaaatcacttcAAAATCATCTCTGAAGTTGTCTGCTCACTTGGAAATAtgctatgactctgccttagctATCTCCTAGTGTTGTGAACATTAAGTGAGCCATTGTGGAGAGGAAAATATTTGGGCAACTGATAAATACTTAAGTATAATACCTGAGTTACGCAGCTGTCAGGGGTTACTTGTAAGCCGGCTTGAAGCCTCCCTGGAGCTGAGACTCACCTTCTAGGTGTCCAGAACTAGACCCAAGGCCAGGCCCCATAGCCAGGCCATGTGCCCCCAGAGGTGAACATTCTGATCCCAACATGAGCTGTTAGTTCAGAGTTCAAGAGCTGCCCCCTACTGCTGAGGGCGTTGATTGCTACTAATCAAGGCTCGAGTCCCAAAGGGAATTTCAGGTAACCGGGTTTggtccagggaaacagaacaggTTTGGTCTGCATGGCCTGGCTTGGTTGCCAAATTGGTAGCCCTGCCAGCTTCCACGGTGCCAGCTCCCCTGGTGCCCGGAGAGGCCCTGCTGACCCTGCTCGTGTCCCCAGAGGTGGCCGGCAGGTTCCTGGCGTCCGAGGCCTCCACGCACCTGCTGCTCTTCGGCATGGAGCAGCGGCTGCCGCCCCACACTGAGCTGGTGCAGGCCGTGCTGCGGCTCTTCCAGGAGCCGGTCCCGAAGGCCGCGCTCCGCAGGCACGAGCGGCTCTTCCCGCGCAGCTCCCGGGCCCGGGTCACCGTCGAGTGGCTGCGCGTCCGCGACGACGGCTCCAACCGCACCTCGCTGGTGGACTCCAGGTGGGGAGGCCGCGGGCGCGGTGGGGGGAGGAGCTTAGGGGCTGCTCGGCCCCGCCCCGGGACTGGggcggtggggagggggaggaggaggggcgggggaggggcgggctgagggagggaggaaggtggggcGGGGACTGATGCGCCAGCCTAGAAGGGAGACCCATGCGCAGCCCGTGCGAGTCGGTGCCCCGTCCGCCCCTCACCGCGGGCCTCTGTCTCTGGTCCTAGGCTGGTGTCCATCCACGAGAGTGGCTGGAAGGCCTTCGACGTGACCGAGGCGGTGAACTTCTGGCAGCAGCTGGGCCGCCCCACGCAGCCGCTGCTGCTGCAGGTCTCGGTGCAGAGGGAGCAGCTGGGCCCGCCGGCCTCCAGCGCCCACCGGCTGGTGCGCTTCGCCTCCCAGGCGGCGTCGGGCGGGCAGCGGGAGCCTCAGCTGGAGCTGCACACCCTGGCCCTGAAGGACTACGGGTAGGTGCTGGTCACAGCTGGTGCGTGGAATTTACAAGAGAACTGGGGGTCGGGGGTCGGTCAACCTTATTTTGAAAACGGACACCTTCTCAGATTGCTGTGATTATGATGACTAGACAACATATATAAAATTCCTACCTCATCTCTTAGGAGACCCTCAGTAAAGATCAGTTAGTTATGTTTTgggtatatttattcattcatcctttATCACACATATCCAGCTTTTGGAACATCCTGAGAGATGGATCATAAGTGTCCCTTCCAGATGCCCCGCTAAGCCCCCCTGGGCCTCCTCACCTGCACCCTCCCAGCTGACCTCTGACCCTGCCTCTCCTTGCCCCCACAGAGCCCAGGGCGATTGTGACCGTGAGGTGCCCGAGATCGAGGGCACCCGCTGCTGCCGCCAGGAGATGTACATCGACCTGCAGGGCATGAAGTGGGCCCAGAACTGGGTCCTGGAGCCCCCGGGCTTCCTGGCCTATGAGTGTGTGGGCACCTGCCAGCAGCCCCAGGAGTCCCTGCCCTTCAAGTGGCCGTTTCTGGGGCCGCGGCAGTGCATCGCCTCGGAGACGGCCTCGCTGCCCTTGATTGTCACCACCAAGGAGGGAGACAGAACCAGGCCCCAGGTGGTGAGCCTGCCCAACATGCGGGTGCAGAAGTGCATCTGTGCCTCAGACGGGGCTCCTGTGCCGAGGAGGCTGGAGCCGTAGGCGCCCAGAGTAGCCGCCAAGGCCTCTGACTTGACACCTGCACAGAAGCAGGTCTTAATGTAGGTCTTACTTTTATGTTTAGCAAGTTACCTCCTCCCCCAATTTAGTGCCCCTGTTTTACCTTTGCCctgttttcttccatttcctgTACTTGCTGTTCATTACCCATCCTAAGCACTTAAATGAGTGAATACTGCAACTCAGGATTGCTGAGTTCCAGTAAGAAATCCTGGTCTACTACTAGATGATATCGCTGAGCAACAGATAGATTGTCAGCAGGGGGTTTCTCTCTGGCAAGTTCTCAACTGAGTATTCAACAAATCCCTATGATGAAAACTGGGGATATACAACTGATTTACTCCATTACACGATGAATTGCGTTGAGGACTATGTCTATGAAagaacccctccccacccccaccaaataTTGACCCATTCTGTATTTTTGTAAACATACCTAGGTCCTAGTTCCCTCTTGTCCTGAGAGAGTGCTAGGAAGGAGGATAAGGGTTTCAGGCCTGGGGCAGAGGACAGGAAATCTAGAAACCTGGATTCTGGATCTGATGGGGCCACTAGGTGTGATTTTGAGCATGCGCAGAAGCTGTTGGGCCACCATTTCCTCTTCGGAAGGAGTTGGACTTCAACTCCAAGATTCATTGCCCCAGTATCAGACAGCCCCTCCCCTTACCTGCTCCTCCTAGGACTGAGCACTGCCTGTGCATATTTAGGTTATTTCCCC from Choloepus didactylus isolate mChoDid1 chromosome 2, mChoDid1.pri, whole genome shotgun sequence encodes the following:
- the LOC119515449 gene encoding left-right determination factor 2-like isoform X2: MRPLWLCWALWALPLAGPGVALTQEQILGSLLQQLQLSDVPMLDKAEVEKLVIPAHVRAQYVALLQHSHGAHSRGKRFSQKFREVAGRFLASEAALRRHERLFPRSSRARVTVEWLRVRDDGSNRTSLVDSRLVSIHESGWKAFDVTEAVNFWQQLGRPTQPLLLQVSVQREQLGPPASSAHRLVRFASQAASGGQREPQLELHTLALKDYGAQGDCDREVPEIEGTRCCRQEMYIDLQGMKWAQNWVLEPPGFLAYECVGTCQQPQESLPFKWPFLGPRQCIASETASLPLIVTTKEGDRTRPQVVSLPNMRVQKCICASDGAPVPRRLEP
- the LOC119515449 gene encoding left-right determination factor 2-like isoform X1, whose protein sequence is MRPLWLCWALWALPLAGPGVALTQEQILGSLLQQLQLSDVPMLDKAEVEKLVIPAHVRAQYVALLQHSHGAHSRGKRFSQKFREVAGRFLASEASTHLLLFGMEQRLPPHTELVQAVLRLFQEPVPKAALRRHERLFPRSSRARVTVEWLRVRDDGSNRTSLVDSRLVSIHESGWKAFDVTEAVNFWQQLGRPTQPLLLQVSVQREQLGPPASSAHRLVRFASQAASGGQREPQLELHTLALKDYGAQGDCDREVPEIEGTRCCRQEMYIDLQGMKWAQNWVLEPPGFLAYECVGTCQQPQESLPFKWPFLGPRQCIASETASLPLIVTTKEGDRTRPQVVSLPNMRVQKCICASDGAPVPRRLEP